The Candidatus Reconcilbacillus cellulovorans genome includes a region encoding these proteins:
- a CDS encoding DNA-binding response regulator, with the protein MYSVLIVDDEPLICEGLRQLLQHSGLDVGHVLVAHDGYEALDCIRMEDVDLIVTDIRMGEISGFDLIHQARLLKPGVPVIIISAYEDFHYAQLALRLGVKDYLVKPLNENHFLDAVREALLKSKRRADALRERKTEEHGRRFSMKEPEETCNQLLNLLLERPHDDRAPELERLRSTYGVDPGGPYYSIIRVRPKREWKSERDPVAYAALNVVCETLEPRKQVSFYGPERSIVSVVSWNEAEYADVRLDKIQELDIIGKSVHHHLKEYLKLETVVGISQIMKGTKFWPEMFTQASEAIEWHQVFPEHFVFYYGDFHPLRYREGRSLEEIRKNNNQIIEQAISYIQENYNKKEITLQEISRKIHVSPNYLSFLFKKWTGINLWDYIVKLRMEEAKRLLLTTDLRRYEIAERVGYESPEHFSKIFKKYFGVSPSQIKK; encoded by the coding sequence ATGTACAGCGTGCTGATCGTGGACGATGAACCGCTCATTTGTGAAGGACTCCGGCAGCTTCTGCAACATTCCGGATTGGACGTCGGCCATGTCCTGGTCGCGCACGACGGGTACGAAGCGTTGGACTGCATCCGGATGGAAGACGTCGATTTGATCGTGACCGACATCCGCATGGGGGAAATAAGCGGCTTCGATCTCATTCATCAAGCGCGGCTGCTGAAGCCGGGAGTTCCGGTGATCATCATTTCGGCTTATGAAGATTTCCATTACGCGCAGCTGGCGTTGCGGCTGGGGGTAAAAGACTATCTGGTCAAACCGCTCAACGAAAACCATTTCCTCGACGCCGTGCGAGAAGCGCTGCTGAAGTCAAAGCGGCGGGCCGACGCCTTACGCGAACGCAAAACCGAGGAACACGGCCGCCGGTTTTCGATGAAAGAGCCGGAGGAAACTTGCAATCAGCTTCTAAATCTTCTTTTAGAACGTCCGCACGACGATCGCGCACCGGAACTCGAACGGCTCAGGTCGACGTACGGCGTCGATCCCGGCGGGCCGTATTATTCGATCATCCGCGTCCGGCCGAAGCGCGAATGGAAGAGCGAGCGCGATCCGGTCGCCTATGCAGCGCTGAACGTCGTCTGCGAGACGCTCGAGCCGCGCAAGCAGGTGTCGTTTTACGGCCCCGAACGGTCGATCGTATCTGTCGTATCGTGGAACGAGGCGGAGTACGCCGACGTTCGACTCGATAAAATCCAAGAATTAGATATAATAGGAAAATCAGTTCATCATCATTTGAAGGAATATCTCAAGCTTGAAACAGTCGTCGGCATCAGTCAAATTATGAAAGGAACAAAATTTTGGCCGGAAATGTTCACGCAGGCGTCCGAAGCGATCGAGTGGCATCAAGTGTTTCCGGAACATTTTGTATTTTACTATGGGGATTTTCATCCTTTGCGTTATCGGGAAGGGCGGTCGCTCGAAGAAATCAGGAAAAACAACAATCAGATCATCGAACAGGCAATTTCATACATTCAGGAAAATTACAATAAAAAAGAGATTACTCTACAAGAAATTTCGCGAAAAATTCATGTCAGTCCGAATTATTTAAGTTTTCTTTTCAAAAAGTGGACTGGAATTAATTTATGGGATTACATTGTAAAATTGCGCATGGAAGAAGCGAAACGGCTTTTACTGACGACCGACTTACGGCGGTACGAGATCGCCGAGCGCGTCGGATACGAATCCCCTGAGCATTTTAGTAAAATCTTCAAAAAATATTTCGGCGTCAGCCCT